The genome window TaggtgtctttttcattttgatttttggttctgaatttttgcattttaactctcaattgaccaacaaacttttaatttctttaatttggccactgatttggtcaatttcaaccCCTATATTCATGCGTATTTTccattttgatatttaattttagatttcttcaattaagtccctaattgtccatcaaactttcatatttatgcaattaagcccttgatttgaccaaattaactcctAAAAATATTCAACCCCCGAACTTcaattcttccaattaaagcttaaattgactttaaaaatgaGAATCTCATATCAACCTCTGGTGAATTGGCGAGAGGCTCCTAGGGAGATCATGTTAATCCCTTCCTTCGAAAGTATCTGAAAACCCTCTCTAGAGATCTGTAAATAGAAAATGTATGTCAGagatacattatttttattttaaaaataaacttatatttcTATTGAGGATTATACATCCTAAGGTGATTTGTGTGATATGTATAGGGGAGATCCTTAGGAGTAACATGTCTTGGAGGTAGCGCCAAGATATTTGCTTTGACTGCCCTAATAACTTCAAATGAGTGATCATTAAGATACACCAAATGACCATGGCTCGATCCCTCGTGGTTCTTCCTCGAGCTATCATTTCTACTAGGAGAATGATTTTACTTGAAAGGTTCTTGGTTGTCGATGTAATAAGAAGGGGGCCCACGTCGTAGCAAATCAGCCTCTTCCACCTGTATGTGATTTTTCATGACTTGTTTCACCTTGAGTAAACTTTTGTCTAGTAAAGCATAAAGTTTTCTCCAAATGACATGTTCTCTTACCCTTTTTATCAAGGTCTCTAAAGCTACTAGCTCAAGTAATTCTTCCACATTGAGCATCTCCTCATTGAACCTCTTCAAATATGTATGTGTAGACTTACCCTCTTGTTGGGTAAGACATTCCTCCAACGAGTCTAGTTGTCTAGGATTTTTAATGTTTCCTTTCTAAATTTcatatatcatgaaataaaattatgtctTTTTGGGTGAAATTTGACTAAATGAGAAGGGTTTGAGTAGAACTTCTAAATTAAGAGATGGATGACACAatatggatcaaattgaaaaaaacagtgGTTTGGATACTACATTGAGAGTTAAGTCATAGTTGGAGAAGCAATTTAAGGTTTCcttatcaatttattaaattcatactGGGAAAGGGATGCATTGTTAAGGTTATTCAAAAAGAAGATTTGGttataagcaaggcaaagatTTTGAATCACTCATGTAATTATGAATTACCGAACCTTGAAGCCTCCATATTTTCCTTTGAAAGATGGGCTTCATTTCCAGTACGtagtaattaagaaaaaactagaagatcTCTATACTTTGCCATGATGCAGCATTAGGAGTCTAATTGGATCAGAAGAGGCAGCGTGTTTAGACAATTGGAagatatttagttaatttgtaataaaatcGACCACCAAGAAATTGTCCTTCTAGCTACCTCCAATCTTTTTGCAAGTCcctatatattatttgtaataaaGAACGAAGaaatttcctataaaaaaaattgcaagtcCCTTCCTCAACCATCCATCCATGTCCAAGAAACATCCAACAcaaatgtcataaaaaatagcaaagcaaatatattatattatcaacaCGGTCTCTTCTTTCCTCGAAGTAATCCCATCACATCACACGTCTCCTTAATCTGTAAATCCTTCCCATGTCTCAATTCTCTTACACGCAGCCCtgaaaaaatttatagatagttcaagaaaagaaaaggaaaatattgtaATGATCAAGTGTTTGTGTCATTACCATAAACAAGAAATCGAAGGGGGGACGTGGTTGTTGTTGCGCTTGTATAAAACAGCTGAGATATATACTTCTTCTAGTGGTAATCATTGGTTTGATGGTAACATCAGCTGTTGCTAAAGCCAGTGGAGGTTTACGGGGCGGTGGTTTCTTGGGAGGCCGCAGAGCTGCTGGTACCGGTGGGATTTATTGGAGGGGCCGGCTAGTATTACCACTGGTGGTAAAACCTCAGCTTCTGTGGCATGGGGTGCTCCTACGTACTTCCACCTTTTGGCTACTTTTTACgagtttcattttcttgattgtttaATTCTGACACCTCTCTCTAGTCTAAATTCTCACATGGTTTGGCACTCGGCCTGGCCTCTCTTCAGTTTATTATTCTTTGTTTACGTGTTGCTTATAACAGCATTTATTATTCTGAATATTCAGtctttgatataaatattagatTAGATCTCGAGTTTGATCACATCAActctttcttgatttaattgaaTCAAGCTTGATCGAGTTTTGTAACTATTGTGGGGAATAcaatgttaaagaaaaatttaattaggGCATTAATTGgtgaactaattaattaattgtttttcttacaatttaatCTAAGAAAATCACGATAACTCTAAATCGGAAACGCAAGATctataagaaataaatagatcccaaaacacacaaaaacaagTTCCATTACGcgcgcacaaaaaaaaaaaatcataggcaATTAAGAATTAGAACAAGTCCAGTCcattattttctctcaattGTCATGTACTAATATTTatcatcaaataatatatagGTTACTCAAACCACCACTGAAACCCTAATCTTGTCTCAATATCAAAacacaacaattaaaaatgtactagagaaaattaatacttttgatCGAACACGTGATTAAATCCTTCTctctaacaaaaattaaaaaaaaaatgaagatcgCCTAAAAAAGTTCTTATGAGAGATCCCTTTAGACTTGCGAGAGATCCATGCACATGTACCAACCCTTCTACTTCAGGCCAGCGGCAGGCCTCCAAAGAATAATCTCACCCTCAACCTCGTCAACTCCATCATCATGGTGGACAACAGCAGCACCATCATCCTTCATTAGAGGTTTCTCCAGTATTGTTAACTCAAGCTCCTCACATAATTCAGCCACTAACTCATCGAAATAACTCCAATCTATCTCGAATGGTTCGTagacatcataaaaataatcatggtAATTGAACACATTAGTATTGTTCACTACTGTCTCGCATGCTTCTTCATTGCCATGATCAGTGCTGTAGACATCGTAAAAATCATCATAGTTGAACACATGAAAGAGAGTAATAGATGGTATGATTTGTTTCCCTTGCAATATTCTATCAGCATATTCTTGGTCGTACGAGAAATAGCTAAACCCCATGGCTAAGATCGATTACAAGGAAAACCTACGCACCTCTCGGTAGAATAACGAAGAAAGTAAAGAGAAAACCTGCTTGTCAACAATAAGGATATGATAAATTCTTATGTAGACAATCCATGTGTGGCcaatcacatatatatatatatatatatatatatatatatatatatatatatatatatatatatatattggctaAAGATTGAATCAGTATCGTATTAGGATTCGTCTCCTTAACCACCTTCTGGTTTTTTTACCCGGTCTTATATCAGTCCCCTAACTATATACTAATTCTCAATTGGATCCCCTAAAACCACCAAGTTTTTCAATTGGGTCTCAAGATCGTAAGGCATTCCTCCCATGAGTGTCGTTGTCTAGGATTGTTAATGTTTCTCTTCTCAACTCCTTATATCATGTAATAAAACGGTGCCTTTTTGTGTGAAATGAGAAGAGTTTAAGCAGAACGTGGATGCATGACACAATATGGatcgaattgaaaaaaatagttggaaACATAATTTATGGTTTCCCttgtcaataaattaaattcatatagGGATGCGTCTGAATATCGCTTGAAAAGAGAAGCAAACTAATCCGAGAACACTCATTAACATCAGAAAAGACTAGTGGTGAGATTCAATTGCATTTTTTATACTCACAGTTCTCAATAcacatgctatatatatatctatttgACTGCCATCTTCATTCTGAGCAAATATTCTTATTTCCTTTAGAGTTTTGGAGAAGTGGAAATATCTTGACATCAATGGAATCACTTTGGTTCTCACAGAAATGGAATTAAGTTACAACTTCGCGTGTCAAAGGACATATTGTTCCTTAACCCAGGTAGAAATTCTGATGAAAGCAGCTGTTAGTGGAAAACAGGGCATCCCTCAACCTGAAAGCCAGGGGCAGTAGGACAAGTTGCCAGAGGACAATGATCACTCAGCTCCAAGCCCCACCAGGTTGGTCCATTAATGTCCTTGATTTGTAGTGTAAAATAGAGTAAAATGGCTAGGAAAGCAACTCCAGCATCTAACCCTGCTGATAGGATGTAGTTGTGCCTAACCCACCATCCTCTATATCTCTTGTAGacaacaaaattgaagaaaatgccTACAGCAAACCAGCACATATAGTTCACAGCCCTGGCTGATGGCATGCCTCCTGTGCCTCCTATGATAATAGGCACATTAATGAGTTTGATCCATTTCTTCTCAGGGAACATGCGAGAGAGTATCCACACTGGCACCGGCGCGAGAAGGCCAATGAGGAAGAAATAGTTCATCTTCGAGTACAAACCAAGACGTCCGAACATTCGCAGTGGTCCAACCACGCCCCAAATGATGGAGGCATTGTAGAAAACATCGTCTCCTGGACATGTCCATGGACTTCCTTCTGGCAATCTTGATGGATTGCAGATGTTTTCCACCGAGGTAAGGAGCCACCAGGCCGTGCCGAAGTAAACTGAAGATGCAATTACAGTCCCTACTAACTATTATAGACATAAACTAGCATTAGTTGTAGCTCTAATGTGGGCTTAAAGGAAAATCTAAAAGGCTATCATGAGACAATGATTGTCTGAtcagttttaaatttatatttacctGGACAACAAACATGGACTTTGGGGGAATTTTCATGTAATGTCCCAGCTTGAAGTCTGAGAGGAACATGATTGCTTGAGACATGCTAATGTAGCCATAGGTCTTGAAAGTAATATTTGCAAGAGGTCTCCCCGGATACATGTAACCGATTATTAGCTCAGTGATAACGTTGAGTCCCGGTTGCTGCAAAACGATTCCAACATCTATTGAGCACAAAAAACAGTAACAGGTTGGGAATTTCCTCTGCCGAGATCATGCGTACCTGGTTCGTAGTTGCTGTAATAACACCAATGGGAAGAGTGAAAATGAAAGCCAAGCCAATCGCTAGCAGGACACCCCAGTAAGGAAGTTGTAACTGTCTACCAAAGCCTTCACAAGTAAGCAGGGCTAGTCCAGTTACTACAATCAAGATTATATGAAACCACCATTGAGGAACAGCCTCATAATTTCTCTTCATTATCCTAGTGTGGACATCAGCATACTTGTCTTTCaatgtttcttttgtttgataCCAAATCTCCCTGCAAACACAAGGACAAGGTAAGCAGACAAATAATGATCTGTTAATGAGATGCAGAAGATCAATTAgcatcatattgaaaaaaaaaatcaaatctgttGGCAGATACCTTCCGTGGAAAAGTGCTACATGAGTTAATGTAGCAGCCAATATGGCAAAGCTTAGACCATAAGTGTAAACAAAGAAGATACTTAGGTTGACTTTGCTGTAGCCATCATACCCTGCTCTATTGAATTCAAAGGTTGTCTCATTTAGAACTGTTGAAACATCGTAGGGTTTTCCATTAGCATCGAAAACATGTGAAGAGAAAATGGGAAAACGTTTGGCATTGTATGAGTTTGTCCAGTAAGATATGGGGATTATGATGTAGAGAATTATGATGTAACCAAATAATATGTTGATAATAGCAAATCCCGGAGTGGCCAATGGAGATCCCAAAAAACCAGCTACAGTTGACCAATCAAAGGCGAACGAGCCAACACCAAGGCCATGAAGACCAGAACCAATTTGCTGGGCAGTGACTGAATCTTTCCATATCCAACAAACAAAGGAAAGAGCAGTTATAGATTGGAAGAGATAGCCGGGAACTATATAGTACGCGAAGCTTGATATAAGGACCACGAGGAAGAACTGCAGCCTTGTCAGGCCTCCCTTACGCCTGATCTCAACTTCATGCAATGCCCTGGAGGGTTCGGAAACAAAATGAATTAGGAAGAGATTCTAATCATAGAATTATAGAAAATCAGGTAGTAGCAGAGCAGGAGACACCTAAAGAGGGAAACTTGAACCAGATTGGAAGGCCACCACATATAAGGGGAATCAACAAGGAACTTCCTGAAGATTCCAGCCCATCCATATCCTAACAGCTGAAGGTTTCAACAATTGTTTTATCAAGCATATCGAGGCATTAATCAATAATCTTTAAGCAGTCACCGGGAAATATTTCGGCACTTTATTTTCATCACATGCTATCAAGTTTGGAAAGACTCACCTGCGTCGTCTGCGACAATAACATAGCCGGTACTGCGTCTATGTTACCATGATAAAATGCCTTGACAATGGTGATAATACCCACTGCATACACAGGATTTGATCCAGAATTTGCAAATATTGTGATCAGGACAtgttcttttaagttgaaaggCCCTGGATTCAAAGAAAATGACCATTTCGTTCTTGGAAAACGGATAACTTTGTTTGGTAAAATTGCTGCCATGAGCCTCCCTACTGGCAGCACTACAATCTGGGCTGAAACTGATGTTACAGAGAGTATATTTTGACGGTAACCGAAGAACTGATTGGCAAATGCCAGAAGAGCACAACTTGTGATCCCCAAGACCCATGTTCGAAAAGTCAAGCATGGTAATGTTGGATCGTCTGTAATCGGAACTGTGAGCCTAACTTGCTCGATTGGCGAATCGTTTGCCTCTTCTgcagaaaattttgttttaataaacagAGAAGGAGTCATCAATCCCTCATCAGAGACTGCCATTATTAGAAAATCATGCATTAGACTGTTCAGAACTAAGAGTTGTCATTCAGGCAGTGATTTTGTGTCAGCTCTACTCTGCAATCCTTAGCAAGTGCAACTTAAATTGATGAATTAGATTGTTATAATTAACTTGCATTAGCAGTGAAAAGTGAGTGAGTAGACTGAATTACCTTTCTCATCAAGCACCTCGACCTTGTTTGAAAGAGGAATCCCTTTACCATTAGTCTCTGCGTGCTCCATTCTTCTATGCCTGAACTACCTAAACTGGATCTGCGGATTCTTCCAAGTTCAACAACACAAGTTTTCAGTATATATGGTTCTTTAGCCTCAAGTTTGGAGTCATTTTTTGGCTTCATGTTATCTCTTTGTTTCCATCATGAGACACAAAGAAAATCCAAACAGAGAAAGTTAAATTTGATTCTTGGAACCTCATATATAT of Populus trichocarpa isolate Nisqually-1 chromosome 16, P.trichocarpa_v4.1, whole genome shotgun sequence contains these proteins:
- the LOC7472512 gene encoding oligopeptide transporter 1 isoform X1, whose protein sequence is MEHAETNGKGIPLSNKVEVLDEKVSDEGLMTPSLFIKTKFSAEEANDSPIEQVRLTVPITDDPTLPCLTFRTWVLGITSCALLAFANQFFGYRQNILSVTSVSAQIVVLPVGRLMAAILPNKVIRFPRTKWSFSLNPGPFNLKEHVLITIFANSGSNPVYAVGIITIVKAFYHGNIDAVPAMLLSQTTQLLGYGWAGIFRKFLVDSPYMWWPSNLVQVSLFRALHEVEIRRKGGLTRLQFFLVVLISSFAYYIVPGYLFQSITALSFVCWIWKDSVTAQQIGSGLHGLGVGSFAFDWSTVAGFLGSPLATPGFAIINILFGYIIILYIIIPISYWTNSYNAKRFPIFSSHVFDANGKPYDVSTVLNETTFEFNRAGYDGYSKVNLSIFFVYTYGLSFAILAATLTHVALFHGREIWYQTKETLKDKYADVHTRIMKRNYEAVPQWWFHIILIVVTGLALLTCEGFGRQLQLPYWGVLLAIGLAFIFTLPIGVITATTNQQPGLNVITELIIGYMYPGRPLANITFKTYGYISMSQAIMFLSDFKLGHYMKIPPKSMFVVQLVGTVIASSVYFGTAWWLLTSVENICNPSRLPEGSPWTCPGDDVFYNASIIWGVVGPLRMFGRLGLYSKMNYFFLIGLLAPVPVWILSRMFPEKKWIKLINVPIIIGGTGGMPSARAVNYMCWFAVGIFFNFVVYKRYRGWWVRHNYILSAGLDAGVAFLAILLYFTLQIKDINGPTWWGLELSDHCPLATCPTAPGFQVEGCPVFH
- the LOC7472512 gene encoding oligopeptide transporter 1 isoform X2, yielding MEHAETNGKGIPLSNKVEVLDEKEEANDSPIEQVRLTVPITDDPTLPCLTFRTWVLGITSCALLAFANQFFGYRQNILSVTSVSAQIVVLPVGRLMAAILPNKVIRFPRTKWSFSLNPGPFNLKEHVLITIFANSGSNPVYAVGIITIVKAFYHGNIDAVPAMLLSQTTQLLGYGWAGIFRKFLVDSPYMWWPSNLVQVSLFRALHEVEIRRKGGLTRLQFFLVVLISSFAYYIVPGYLFQSITALSFVCWIWKDSVTAQQIGSGLHGLGVGSFAFDWSTVAGFLGSPLATPGFAIINILFGYIIILYIIIPISYWTNSYNAKRFPIFSSHVFDANGKPYDVSTVLNETTFEFNRAGYDGYSKVNLSIFFVYTYGLSFAILAATLTHVALFHGREIWYQTKETLKDKYADVHTRIMKRNYEAVPQWWFHIILIVVTGLALLTCEGFGRQLQLPYWGVLLAIGLAFIFTLPIGVITATTNQQPGLNVITELIIGYMYPGRPLANITFKTYGYISMSQAIMFLSDFKLGHYMKIPPKSMFVVQLVGTVIASSVYFGTAWWLLTSVENICNPSRLPEGSPWTCPGDDVFYNASIIWGVVGPLRMFGRLGLYSKMNYFFLIGLLAPVPVWILSRMFPEKKWIKLINVPIIIGGTGGMPSARAVNYMCWFAVGIFFNFVVYKRYRGWWVRHNYILSAGLDAGVAFLAILLYFTLQIKDINGPTWWGLELSDHCPLATCPTAPGFQVEGCPVFH